From Cygnus atratus isolate AKBS03 ecotype Queensland, Australia chromosome 1, CAtr_DNAZoo_HiC_assembly, whole genome shotgun sequence, the proteins below share one genomic window:
- the RS1 gene encoding retinoschisin, whose amino-acid sequence MELKMGSVLLSLLFWYKAVLALSPSEDERLELWHSKACKCDCQGGPNLVWSSRTNSLECMPECPYHKPLGFESGAVTPDQISCSNPEQYTGWYSSWTANKARLNGQGFGCAWLSKYQDNGQWLQIDLKEVKVISGILTQGRCDADEWMTKYSVQYRTDENLNWVYYKDQTGNNRVFYGNSDRSSSVQNLLRPPIVARYIRLIPLGWHVRIAIRMELLECLGKCG is encoded by the exons ctgtgctggcccTCTCCCCCAGCGAG GATGAGAGACTGGAGCTGTGGCACAGCAAGGCTTGCAAATGCGATTGCCAAGGAGGTCCTAACTTGGTGTGGTCCAGCAGGACTAACAGCTTAGAGTGCATGCCAG AGTGCCCCTACCACAAGCCTCTGGGCTTTGAGTCCGGCGCTGTCACCCCCGACCAGATCAGCTGCTCCAACCCCGAGCAGTACACGGGCTGGTACTCCTCATGGACAGCCAACAAGGCCCGCCTCAACGGCCAAGGCTTCGG GTGTGCCTGGCTCTCCAAGTACCAGGACAACGGGCAGTGGCTGCAGATTGACCTGAAGGAGGTGAAGGTGATCTCGGGGATCCTCACGCAAGGGCGCTGCGACGCCGACGAGTGGATGACCAAGTACAGTGTGCAGTACCGCACCGACGAGAATCTCAACTGGGTTTACTACAAGGACCAGACCGGGAACAACCGG GTTTTCTATGGCAACTCAGACCGGTCATCCTCAGTGCAGAACCTGCTGCGGCCGCCCATCGTGGCCCGCTACATCCGCCTCATCCCGCTGGGCTGGCACGTGCGCATCGCCATCCGCATGGAGCTCCTCGAGTGCCTGGGCAAGTGTGGCTGA